A genome region from Pseudomonas pergaminensis includes the following:
- a CDS encoding response regulator — protein MAKQDHLLIVDDDPQIRQLLCDYLSDAGFQVSTAADGKEMRRRLALNVIDLIVLDLMLPGEDGLSLCRELRVNSNTPVVMLTAKGSLIDRIVGLEIGADDYLPKPFDPRELLVRIKVVLRRVQSFPDRARLDEAPSIRFAGWQLDTRARQLLSPEGVVVSLGNSDYRVLRLLLQHPNRPLSRDFLLNHVFDKDSTPFDRSIDVCVSRLRSQLPAGLIKTVRNEGYMLTADDVVLES, from the coding sequence ATGGCCAAGCAAGACCACCTGCTGATCGTTGATGACGACCCGCAAATCCGCCAGTTGCTCTGCGACTACCTGAGCGATGCCGGCTTCCAGGTGTCCACTGCCGCCGACGGCAAGGAAATGCGCCGGCGCCTGGCGCTGAATGTCATCGACCTGATCGTCCTCGACCTGATGCTGCCCGGCGAAGACGGCCTGAGCCTGTGCCGCGAACTGCGGGTGAACTCAAACACGCCGGTGGTGATGCTCACGGCAAAAGGCTCGTTGATCGACCGCATCGTCGGCCTGGAAATCGGCGCCGACGACTACCTGCCCAAACCGTTTGACCCGCGTGAGCTGCTGGTGCGCATCAAGGTGGTGCTGCGTCGGGTGCAGAGCTTTCCCGACCGCGCACGCCTGGATGAAGCGCCAAGTATTCGTTTCGCCGGCTGGCAGCTCGACACGCGGGCGCGGCAATTGCTCTCGCCGGAGGGCGTGGTGGTCAGCCTCGGCAATTCAGATTACCGCGTGTTGCGCCTGCTGTTGCAGCACCCCAATCGCCCGCTGAGCCGCGATTTTCTGCTCAATCACGTGTTCGACAAGGACAGCACGCCGTTCGACCGTTCCATCGATGTGTGTGTCAGTCGCCTGCGCTCGCAACTGCCGGCGGGTCTGATCAAGACCGTGCGCAACGAAGGCTACATGCTCACCGCCGACGACGTGGTGCTGGAATCGTGA
- a CDS encoding ATP-binding protein, with protein sequence MRLLPRSLFGRLVLILVSGMLAAQALTSSIWYDRRHGQVLEIPARLIATRLADVVRLVHSDPQQSDLLIKLLDTPTFRLTLSDQASNTPSTLKDSDRPTERLIKKVLSEKTGYAHTLILLRLSLVDGDGHTAGLSTLLGSKPVVGQFLIDLRLPDGRWLQVDASEEQGWTSTSPLDLLFDYVMRIYLLRVLVLVVIALVAVRLAIRPLNALAKAAEALGRDIQRPPLSVDGPTEVRRAAQAFNAMQQRLIANIAERTRFLAAISHDLRSPITRLRLRTEMLEDNRTKERFRSDLEEMEHMVSSTLDFVSSGEINEARQNIDINALLQSLQADAEDVGEHVRIEGRAKQPMPGYARSLKRCVQNLLENALRYGTDVVVRIDDQADSLKIVISDRGPGIPQEQLEQVMEPFYRVEGSRNAETGGYGLGLSIAHTIAKAHDGRLSLRNREGDGLEVELQFRRRS encoded by the coding sequence GTGAGACTGCTGCCGCGTTCGCTGTTCGGGCGGTTGGTGCTGATCCTGGTCAGCGGCATGCTTGCGGCGCAGGCCCTGACCAGCAGCATCTGGTACGACCGGCGCCATGGGCAGGTGCTGGAAATCCCCGCGCGGTTGATCGCCACGCGCCTGGCCGACGTGGTACGCCTGGTGCACAGCGACCCGCAACAGTCGGACCTGCTGATCAAGCTGCTCGACACGCCGACCTTCCGCCTGACCCTCAGCGACCAAGCCAGCAATACACCCAGCACCCTCAAGGACAGCGACCGGCCCACCGAACGGCTGATCAAGAAAGTGCTATCGGAAAAAACCGGGTACGCCCACACCCTGATCTTGTTGCGCCTGTCCCTGGTGGATGGCGATGGGCACACCGCCGGGCTGTCGACCTTGCTCGGCTCCAAGCCGGTGGTGGGGCAATTCCTGATCGACTTGCGCCTGCCCGATGGGCGCTGGTTGCAGGTGGATGCCAGCGAGGAACAGGGCTGGACCAGCACTTCGCCGCTGGACCTGTTGTTCGACTACGTCATGCGCATTTATCTGTTGCGGGTGCTGGTGCTGGTGGTGATTGCCCTGGTCGCCGTACGCCTGGCCATCCGCCCGCTCAATGCACTGGCTAAGGCGGCCGAGGCCTTGGGCCGGGATATCCAGCGCCCGCCGTTGTCAGTGGACGGCCCCACCGAAGTGCGCCGCGCAGCCCAAGCCTTCAATGCGATGCAACAGCGGCTGATCGCCAACATTGCCGAGCGCACGCGGTTCCTTGCGGCCATTTCCCACGACCTGCGCTCACCCATCACACGCCTGCGCCTGCGCACCGAGATGCTTGAGGACAATCGCACCAAGGAGCGTTTTCGCAGCGACCTGGAGGAAATGGAGCATATGGTCTCCAGTACGCTGGATTTTGTCAGCAGCGGCGAAATCAACGAGGCGCGACAAAACATCGATATCAATGCCTTGCTGCAAAGCTTGCAGGCGGATGCGGAAGATGTGGGTGAACACGTACGGATCGAGGGGCGTGCGAAACAGCCAATGCCGGGGTATGCCCGCAGCCTCAAGCGCTGTGTGCAGAACCTGCTGGAAAATGCGCTGCGTTATGGCACCGACGTGGTGGTGCGCATCGACGATCAGGCGGACAGCTTGAAGATTGTCATCAGCGACCGTGGCCCGGGGATTCCCCAGGAGCAACTCGAACAAGTGATGGAGCCGTTCTACCGCGTGGAGGGCTCACGCAACGCCGAGACCGGCGGGTATGGCTTGGGTTTGAGCATCGCTCACACCATCGCCAAGGCGCATGACGGGCGGTTGAGTTTGCGTAATCGGGAGGGAGACGGGCTGGAAGTGGAGTTGCAGTTCCGACGCAGATCCTGA
- a CDS encoding SEC-C metal-binding domain-containing protein, with translation MTQQPHVHGPDCNHDHDHHDHDHGHVHGPNCGHAHQEPVRNALKDVGRNDPCPCGSEKKFKKCHGA, from the coding sequence ATGACTCAGCAACCCCATGTCCATGGTCCTGACTGCAACCACGATCACGATCACCATGATCACGACCACGGCCATGTCCACGGCCCAAACTGCGGCCACGCTCACCAGGAGCCGGTGCGCAATGCCTTGAAGGACGTGGGTCGCAATGATCCTTGCCCGTGCGGCAGCGAGAAGAAATTCAAGAAGTGCCACGGGGCCTGA
- a CDS encoding LEA type 2 family protein, whose amino-acid sequence MLRMYSLMLALTLGLTGCASWFEDDSPPPHVSLVKVEVVRAKLLEQKFKLYFRVDNRNDDDLTVRGLIYKVSLGDFVLTEGESNEWLTVPPRSHKFFRVSVRTNLWPQIRDVVQMLKKPDQPVPYRLEGELKTGLFIGYDVQVNHNGEIIPGDFIPERHR is encoded by the coding sequence ATGCTCCGGATGTACAGCTTGATGCTGGCGTTGACCCTTGGCCTCACCGGTTGCGCGTCGTGGTTCGAAGACGATTCGCCGCCGCCTCATGTCTCCCTGGTGAAAGTCGAGGTGGTGCGCGCCAAGCTGCTGGAGCAGAAGTTCAAGCTGTACTTTCGCGTGGACAACCGCAACGACGACGACCTGACCGTGCGCGGCCTGATCTACAAAGTCAGCCTGGGCGACTTTGTGCTGACCGAGGGGGAATCCAACGAATGGCTGACCGTACCGCCGCGCAGTCATAAGTTTTTCCGCGTGTCGGTGCGCACCAACCTCTGGCCGCAGATCCGTGATGTGGTGCAGATGTTGAAAAAACCCGACCAGCCTGTGCCGTATCGCCTGGAAGGTGAGTTGAAAACCGGATTATTCATCGGTTATGACGTGCAGGTGAACCACAATGGCGAGATAATCCCCGGCGATTTTATTCCGGAGCGACATCGATGA
- a CDS encoding YchJ family protein: MSTSICPCGSGNLLDACCGHYHAGHPAPCATALMRSRYSAYVLGLVDYLVATTLPAQQPGLDRNAIAAWSAQSTWLGLEVESSEVFGGQPEHAFVTFTARWHDSNGEHSHREQSSFVQNDGRWYFIDPTVEVKAGRNDACLCGSGQKFKKCCSSYL; encoded by the coding sequence ATGAGTACATCCATTTGCCCTTGCGGCAGTGGCAACCTGCTGGATGCCTGCTGCGGCCATTATCACGCCGGGCACCCGGCGCCCTGCGCTACCGCGTTGATGCGCTCGCGCTACAGCGCCTACGTCCTGGGCCTGGTGGACTACCTGGTCGCCACCACCCTGCCCGCCCAACAACCGGGCCTGGACCGCAACGCCATCGCCGCCTGGAGTGCCCAGAGCACCTGGCTCGGCCTTGAGGTGGAAAGCTCGGAGGTGTTCGGCGGCCAGCCGGAACACGCGTTCGTGACCTTCACCGCGCGCTGGCATGACAGCAACGGTGAACATAGCCACCGCGAGCAGTCCTCTTTCGTACAGAATGACGGGCGCTGGTACTTCATCGACCCGACGGTGGAGGTGAAGGCCGGACGCAACGATGCCTGCCTGTGCGGCAGTGGGCAGAAATTCAAGAAGTGCTGTTCCAGCTACCTCTAA
- a CDS encoding DUF6231 family protein, translating into MTAGISARTPQQALAALLDLHQPKRLLLLGASQFPALEAFQKAHPDTQVSVAAPGALPTELAAQRFDLALVVDCLEHLSKPQGLTLLGGIRNLNASRIAVLVDLGACDWKDTDFFSLALQAGERFQRDEQVLTLFTYDLLDYKQVPDWLNARFWANPENFGKYWW; encoded by the coding sequence ATGACCGCCGGTATTTCTGCCCGTACCCCCCAGCAAGCGCTGGCCGCCTTGCTCGACCTGCACCAGCCCAAACGCCTGCTGCTGTTGGGCGCCAGCCAGTTCCCGGCGCTGGAGGCTTTTCAAAAAGCCCATCCGGATACCCAGGTGTCCGTCGCGGCACCGGGCGCGTTGCCTACAGAGCTTGCCGCACAGCGATTTGACCTGGCACTGGTGGTGGACTGCCTGGAGCACCTGTCAAAACCGCAAGGCCTGACCCTGCTTGGCGGCATCCGTAACCTGAATGCCAGCCGCATTGCGGTGTTGGTGGACCTGGGCGCCTGCGACTGGAAAGACACCGACTTCTTCTCCCTGGCCCTGCAGGCCGGCGAGCGTTTCCAGCGTGACGAGCAGGTTCTGACGCTGTTTACCTACGATCTGCTTGACTATAAGCAAGTGCCGGACTGGCTCAACGCCCGCTTCTGGGCCAACCCGGAAAACTTTGGAAAGTATTGGTGGTAA
- a CDS encoding OmpA family protein — MSIMRTALPLVLLTGVLTGCAGLQKTDWPTCAAVGGVTGAAIGATESSAYAGYGALLVGGMAGAYCWVHGDGDEDGDGVPDSRDKCPGTPKGVQVDADGCPPVAPPAVVEEVVVVKEETIVIRDVHFQFDSAQLTAADKTKLDTVATRLKQEAPTAQLRVSGHTDSVGKDAYNQKLSEKRAHSVTDYLIGAGVPRSNFVSVTGAGESHPVADNKTAEGRALNRRTEIQINR, encoded by the coding sequence ATGAGCATCATGCGGACAGCTCTACCCTTGGTTCTGCTAACCGGAGTATTGACAGGTTGCGCAGGTTTGCAAAAAACCGATTGGCCCACCTGCGCCGCTGTTGGCGGCGTGACCGGTGCGGCGATCGGTGCCACTGAAAGCTCGGCCTACGCAGGCTATGGCGCGTTGCTGGTGGGCGGCATGGCTGGCGCCTATTGCTGGGTACACGGCGATGGCGACGAAGATGGCGACGGCGTGCCGGACAGCCGCGACAAGTGCCCGGGCACGCCGAAAGGTGTGCAAGTCGATGCCGATGGCTGCCCACCCGTAGCGCCTCCAGCGGTGGTTGAGGAGGTCGTGGTGGTCAAGGAAGAAACCATCGTGATCCGTGATGTGCACTTCCAGTTCGATTCGGCCCAGTTGACGGCGGCGGACAAAACCAAGCTCGACACCGTTGCCACACGCTTGAAACAGGAAGCCCCGACCGCCCAACTGCGGGTCAGTGGCCATACCGACAGCGTCGGCAAAGACGCCTACAACCAGAAACTCTCGGAAAAACGCGCCCACTCGGTGACCGATTACTTGATCGGCGCCGGTGTACCGCGCAGCAATTTTGTATCGGTGACCGGTGCGGGCGAGAGCCACCCCGTAGCCGACAACAAAACCGCTGAAGGCCGCGCCTTGAACCGCCGCACGGAAATCCAGATTAACCGCTGA
- a CDS encoding CopD family protein, which produces MTAFSLAYTLHVLAALIWVGGMFFAWMILRPAAVAALEGPARLKLWANVFQRFFVWVWVAVAVLPISGIGLLQLRFSGFETAPRYVQVMMGLYLVMTALFIRIQALKFPELRTAVAAEDWPAGAAVLGQIRKLVGINLIVGLVVVAIASARPMF; this is translated from the coding sequence ATGACCGCGTTTAGCCTCGCTTACACCCTGCATGTATTGGCCGCCCTGATCTGGGTCGGCGGTATGTTTTTCGCCTGGATGATCCTGCGCCCCGCCGCTGTGGCGGCACTTGAAGGCCCTGCCCGACTCAAGCTGTGGGCGAATGTGTTTCAACGTTTTTTTGTATGGGTGTGGGTGGCGGTGGCGGTTTTGCCGATCAGCGGCATCGGCCTGCTGCAGTTGCGCTTCAGCGGGTTTGAGACGGCGCCCCGTTATGTGCAGGTGATGATGGGCTTGTATCTGGTGATGACGGCGTTGTTTATCCGTATCCAGGCGTTGAAATTCCCGGAATTGCGCACGGCGGTGGCGGCGGAGGATTGGCCGGCGGGTGCTGCGGTGCTGGGGCAAATCCGCAAATTGGTGGGGATCAATCTGATCGTGGGGTTGGTGGTGGTGGCGATTGCTTCGGCTCGGCCGATGTTCTAA
- the dinG gene encoding ATP-dependent DNA helicase DinG: MISTELKTTIQGAYSRFLEAKSLKPRYGQRLMIAEVAKVLGDIDTDDEGRREGEPAVVAVEAGTGTGKTVAYSLAAIPTAKAAGKRLVIATATVALQEQIVYKDLPDLMRNSGLNFTFALAKGRGRYMCLSKLDVLLQEGHAQTATAQLFEEEGFKIEVDEASQKLFTSMIEKLAGNKWDGDRDSWPTALEDADWARLTTDHSQCTNRHCPNFGQCAFYKAREGMGKVDVIVTNHDMVLADLALGGGAVLPDPRDTLYVFDEGHHLPDKAIGHFAHYTRLRSTADWLETTAKNLTKLLAQHPLPGDLGKLIEQVPELAREIKTQQQFMFSACEQVADFKPGEDVEGRERPRHRFVGGLIPEHMREMGIELKKGFSRLTDLFTRLTDLLKEGMDGEVNIGIASNQAEEWYPLFGSLLSRSQGNWELWTAFTVEDPEDNPPMARWLTLSESGALFDIEVNASPILAAEMLRRNLWNVAYGCLVTSATLTALGTFDRFRMRAGLPKKAVTAVVPSPFHHADAGVLRVPDLKADPRDAAAHTAAIIRDLPELVEGSRGTLVLFSSRKQMQDVFDGLDRDWRKQVFIQGNLSKQETLNKHKARVDGGDSSVLFGLASFAEGVDLPGAYCEHVVIAKIPFSVPDDPVEAALAEWIEARGGNPFMEISVPDASLKLVQACGRLLRTEEDRGTITLLDRRLVTQRYGKAILNALPPFRREIS, encoded by the coding sequence ATGATCAGCACTGAACTCAAAACCACGATCCAGGGCGCCTATTCGCGTTTTCTCGAAGCCAAGAGCTTGAAACCGCGCTACGGCCAACGCCTGATGATCGCCGAAGTGGCCAAGGTCCTCGGGGATATCGACACCGACGACGAGGGTCGCCGCGAGGGTGAACCCGCGGTCGTGGCTGTCGAGGCCGGCACCGGTACCGGCAAGACCGTGGCCTACAGCCTGGCCGCAATCCCCACCGCCAAGGCCGCCGGCAAGCGCCTGGTGATCGCCACCGCCACCGTCGCCCTGCAGGAGCAGATTGTCTACAAAGACCTGCCTGACCTGATGCGCAACAGTGGCCTGAATTTTACCTTCGCCCTGGCCAAGGGCCGTGGGCGCTACATGTGCCTGTCCAAGCTCGACGTATTGCTGCAGGAAGGCCACGCGCAAACCGCGACGGCCCAACTGTTCGAAGAAGAAGGCTTCAAGATCGAGGTCGATGAGGCCAGCCAGAAGCTGTTCACCAGCATGATCGAGAAACTGGCCGGCAATAAATGGGACGGTGACCGCGACAGCTGGCCCACCGCCCTCGAAGACGCCGACTGGGCGCGCTTGACCACCGACCACAGCCAGTGCACCAACCGCCATTGCCCCAACTTCGGCCAATGCGCCTTCTACAAGGCCCGTGAAGGCATGGGCAAGGTCGATGTGATCGTCACCAACCACGACATGGTCCTGGCCGACCTGGCCCTGGGCGGCGGTGCGGTATTGCCGGATCCGCGTGACACCCTCTATGTCTTCGACGAAGGGCACCACCTTCCCGACAAGGCCATCGGCCACTTTGCTCACTACACGCGGCTGCGCTCCACCGCCGACTGGCTGGAAACCACCGCGAAGAACCTCACCAAGTTGCTGGCCCAGCATCCGCTGCCCGGCGACCTTGGCAAGCTGATCGAACAGGTGCCGGAACTGGCGCGGGAGATCAAGACCCAGCAGCAATTCATGTTCAGCGCCTGCGAGCAGGTGGCCGACTTCAAGCCCGGCGAAGACGTCGAGGGCCGTGAGCGGCCCCGTCACCGTTTTGTCGGCGGGCTGATCCCCGAGCACATGCGCGAAATGGGCATCGAGCTGAAGAAGGGCTTTTCACGCCTGACCGACCTCTTCACCCGTCTCACCGATTTGCTCAAGGAAGGCATGGACGGCGAGGTCAACATCGGCATCGCCAGCAACCAGGCCGAGGAATGGTACCCGCTGTTCGGCAGCCTGCTGTCGCGCTCCCAGGGCAATTGGGAGTTGTGGACCGCCTTCACCGTCGAAGACCCGGAAGACAACCCGCCCATGGCGCGCTGGCTGACCCTGTCGGAAAGCGGTGCGTTGTTCGATATCGAGGTCAACGCCAGCCCGATCCTGGCCGCCGAAATGCTACGACGCAACCTGTGGAACGTGGCCTACGGCTGCCTGGTAACCTCGGCCACATTGACCGCCCTGGGTACTTTCGACCGCTTCCGCATGCGTGCCGGCCTGCCGAAAAAGGCCGTCACTGCAGTGGTGCCGAGCCCGTTCCATCATGCCGACGCGGGTGTGCTGCGGGTGCCGGACCTCAAGGCCGACCCACGGGATGCGGCGGCCCACACCGCCGCGATCATCCGTGACCTGCCGGAGCTGGTGGAAGGTTCACGCGGTACGCTGGTGCTGTTCTCGTCACGCAAACAGATGCAGGACGTGTTCGACGGCCTCGACCGTGACTGGCGCAAGCAGGTGTTTATCCAGGGCAACCTCTCCAAGCAGGAAACCCTGAACAAACACAAGGCGCGCGTCGATGGTGGGGACTCCAGCGTACTGTTCGGCCTGGCGAGTTTTGCCGAAGGCGTGGACTTGCCCGGCGCCTACTGTGAGCATGTGGTGATCGCCAAGATTCCGTTCTCGGTGCCGGACGATCCGGTCGAGGCGGCCTTGGCCGAATGGATCGAGGCACGGGGTGGTAACCCGTTCATGGAAATCTCGGTGCCGGACGCTTCCTTGAAGCTGGTCCAGGCCTGCGGTCGCTTGCTGCGTACCGAAGAGGACCGGGGCACCATCACCTTGCTCGACCGTCGTTTGGTCACCCAACGCTATGGCAAGGCTATCCTCAATGCCTTGCCGCCGTTCAGGCGCGAAATTTCTTAA
- a CDS encoding beta-galactosidase, whose product MIRTLPALFALLLAAPSMAAPAGQQTLFNFVRPADVVKVATQDASLPQYNAEQTPEGEVLRRITFNPAAEPSLVLSPQTGAWDWSQSGAMSLRIQSAMDWALTLYVKVQSSDGRTLVSRVDLPAGPAQTLLVPLQANSPLSQGMKAGPPMPITVDGQRVLLASSAGEIDRSQVVSVTLSMIKPNAAQSILLERFGVQDSEPVIKAAYSELVDAYGQSTRARWPEKVSSDEQLKAAAAKEQQQLQGWLATRDKSALDQYGGWNKGPAFDASGFFRTEKRDGRWYLVTPEGHPFYSLGVNTVAPDNSQTYVAGREWMFAALPKGGEPFDKYYGSSDNRTGNGAGEGRGFAAGRWYDFYGANLQRTYGGDGFDQKRWVTHTLDRLQAWGFNTVGNWSDDDLATADRVPYTLPLSIVGDYASISTGTDWWGGMPDPFDPRFAMATERAVAIAARDHRDDPWLIGFFADNELAWAGPGDDPKSRYALAYGTLRMTTDVPAKRAFLKQLRDKYRNEEGLSKAWGIDLKGWELMEDPGFEPPMPNAEHPEIEADFKYFQKTFADAYFKTISDSLKWHAPNQLLLGGRYAVSTPEAVASCAQYCDVLSFNMYTLKPQDGYDFAALRALDKPVLITEFNFGSADRGPFWGGVTQLAKEDDRGVAYGNFLKQAMAEPSIVGVHWFQYLDQPVTGRLLDGENGHFGLVGITDIPFQGFVESVRKSNLAAVDQLGKEAEKAKAAGAARESEGGRAGHEGKGPGQGAGHAGGHSGNGH is encoded by the coding sequence ATGATTCGCACGCTGCCCGCCCTTTTTGCCTTGCTGCTCGCCGCGCCCTCAATGGCCGCGCCTGCCGGGCAACAGACCCTGTTCAACTTCGTCCGGCCTGCCGATGTGGTCAAGGTGGCGACCCAGGACGCCAGCCTGCCGCAATACAACGCCGAACAAACCCCCGAAGGCGAGGTGCTTCGCCGCATTACGTTCAACCCGGCTGCTGAGCCGAGCCTGGTTCTCAGCCCGCAAACCGGTGCCTGGGACTGGTCCCAGTCGGGCGCCATGAGCCTGCGCATCCAGAGTGCGATGGACTGGGCGCTGACGCTCTACGTCAAGGTGCAGAGCAGTGATGGCCGTACCCTGGTCAGCCGCGTTGACCTGCCTGCCGGCCCGGCCCAGACCCTGCTGGTGCCGCTGCAGGCCAACTCGCCGCTGAGCCAGGGCATGAAGGCCGGCCCGCCGATGCCGATCACCGTGGACGGCCAGCGCGTGTTACTGGCCAGCAGCGCCGGCGAGATCGACCGCAGCCAGGTGGTTTCGGTGACCTTGTCGATGATCAAGCCCAATGCCGCCCAGAGCATCCTGCTGGAGCGCTTTGGCGTGCAGGACAGCGAACCGGTGATTAAGGCGGCCTATAGCGAGTTGGTGGACGCCTACGGTCAATCCACCCGAGCGCGCTGGCCGGAAAAAGTCAGCAGCGACGAGCAACTCAAGGCCGCCGCCGCCAAGGAACAACAGCAGCTCCAGGGCTGGCTGGCCACGCGGGACAAATCCGCGCTGGACCAATATGGCGGCTGGAACAAAGGCCCGGCCTTCGACGCCAGCGGGTTTTTCCGCACCGAGAAACGCGACGGGCGCTGGTACCTGGTGACGCCGGAGGGGCACCCGTTCTACTCACTGGGCGTCAATACCGTGGCCCCGGACAACAGCCAGACCTACGTGGCAGGCCGAGAATGGATGTTCGCGGCGTTGCCCAAGGGTGGCGAGCCTTTCGACAAGTACTACGGCAGCAGCGACAACCGCACCGGCAACGGCGCGGGCGAAGGGCGCGGTTTTGCTGCCGGGCGTTGGTATGACTTTTACGGCGCCAATCTGCAGCGCACGTATGGCGGTGACGGGTTTGACCAGAAGCGCTGGGTGACCCACACCCTCGACCGCTTGCAGGCGTGGGGTTTCAACACCGTCGGCAACTGGAGCGATGATGATCTGGCCACCGCCGACCGCGTGCCCTACACCTTGCCGCTGTCGATTGTCGGCGACTACGCCAGCATCAGCACCGGCACCGACTGGTGGGGCGGCATGCCCGACCCGTTCGACCCCCGCTTCGCCATGGCCACCGAGCGCGCCGTGGCGATTGCTGCCCGCGATCACCGTGATGACCCGTGGTTGATCGGCTTTTTTGCCGACAACGAGCTGGCTTGGGCCGGCCCTGGTGATGATCCCAAGTCCCGCTACGCCCTGGCCTACGGCACCTTGCGCATGACCACCGATGTACCGGCCAAGCGCGCGTTTCTCAAGCAGTTGCGCGACAAGTACCGTAACGAAGAAGGTTTGTCGAAAGCCTGGGGCATCGATTTGAAGGGCTGGGAGCTGATGGAAGACCCGGGCTTCGAACCGCCTATGCCCAACGCCGAGCACCCGGAAATCGAAGCTGACTTTAAATACTTCCAGAAGACCTTCGCCGATGCCTACTTCAAGACCATCTCCGACTCGCTGAAATGGCATGCCCCCAACCAACTGCTGTTGGGCGGCCGTTACGCGGTCAGCACGCCGGAAGCCGTGGCCTCCTGTGCGCAGTACTGCGATGTGTTGAGTTTCAACATGTACACCCTCAAACCTCAGGACGGTTACGACTTCGCCGCCTTGCGGGCGTTGGACAAGCCGGTACTGATCACCGAATTCAACTTCGGCTCGGCTGACCGTGGACCGTTTTGGGGTGGCGTGACCCAACTGGCCAAGGAAGACGACCGTGGCGTGGCCTACGGCAATTTCCTCAAGCAGGCCATGGCCGAGCCGTCGATTGTCGGCGTGCACTGGTTCCAGTACCTGGACCAACCGGTGACCGGACGCCTACTGGACGGTGAGAACGGCCATTTTGGCTTGGTGGGCATTACTGACATCCCGTTCCAGGGCTTTGTCGAGAGCGTGCGCAAAAGCAACCTGGCGGCGGTCGACCAACTGGGCAAGGAAGCGGAAAAGGCCAAGGCGGCAGGCGCCGCGCGTGAAAGCGAGGGTGGCCGGGCCGGGCATGAGGGCAAAGGCCCGGGGCAGGGCGCCGGGCACGCGGGCGGGCACTCCGGAAATGGTCATTGA
- a CDS encoding serine hydrolase domain-containing protein: protein MQIQGHYELQFEAVREAFAALFDDPQERGAGLCVQIGGETVVDLWAGTADKDGAEAWHSDTIVNLFSCTKTFTAVTALQLVAEGKLQLDAPVAHYWPEFAAAGKEAITLRQLLCHQAGLPAIREMLPTEALYDWQLMVDTLAAEAPWWTPGQGHGYEAITYGWLVGELLRRADGRGPGESIVARVARPLGLDFHVGLADEEFYRVAHIARSKGNMGDEAAQRLLQVMMREPAAMTTRAFANPPSILTSTNKPEWRRMQQPAANGHGNARSLAGFYSGLLDGSLLEADMLEQLTREHSIGPDKTLLTHTRFGLGCMLDQPQLPNATFGLGPRAFGHPGAGGSVGFADPEHDVAFGFVTNTLGPYVLMDPRAQKLVGILAGCL from the coding sequence GTGCAGATTCAGGGTCATTACGAACTCCAGTTCGAAGCGGTACGTGAAGCCTTCGCCGCGTTGTTCGATGACCCACAGGAGCGTGGTGCCGGGCTTTGCGTCCAGATCGGTGGCGAAACCGTCGTCGACCTGTGGGCCGGCACCGCCGACAAGGACGGGGCCGAGGCCTGGCACAGCGACACCATCGTCAACCTGTTTTCCTGCACCAAGACCTTTACGGCGGTCACGGCTCTGCAATTGGTGGCCGAAGGCAAATTGCAACTCGATGCGCCGGTCGCCCACTACTGGCCTGAATTTGCTGCCGCCGGGAAAGAGGCCATCACCCTGCGCCAGTTGCTCTGCCACCAGGCCGGGTTGCCGGCGATCCGCGAAATGCTGCCCACCGAGGCTCTCTACGACTGGCAACTGATGGTCGATACGTTGGCCGCCGAAGCCCCGTGGTGGACGCCGGGCCAAGGCCACGGCTACGAGGCCATCACCTACGGCTGGCTGGTCGGTGAATTGCTGCGGCGTGCCGATGGTCGTGGGCCGGGAGAGTCCATTGTCGCGCGGGTGGCGCGGCCATTGGGGCTGGACTTCCACGTGGGGCTGGCGGATGAAGAGTTTTACCGCGTTGCACATATAGCGCGCAGCAAAGGCAATATGGGCGATGAAGCCGCACAACGTTTACTGCAAGTAATGATGCGTGAACCGGCGGCCATGACCACGCGTGCATTTGCCAATCCACCGTCTATTCTGACCAGCACTAATAAACCTGAATGGCGCCGTATGCAGCAGCCAGCGGCGAATGGTCACGGTAATGCGCGCAGCCTGGCGGGTTTTTATAGTGGATTACTGGACGGTAGTTTGCTTGAAGCCGACATGCTCGAACAATTGACCCGCGAACACAGTATCGGGCCGGATAAAACATTATTGACACACACCCGTTTTGGCCTGGGCTGCATGTTGGACCAGCCGCAGCTGCCCAACGCCACGTTCGGCCTTGGCCCGCGTGCATTCGGGCATCCTGGCGCCGGTGGCTCGGTGGGGTTTGCCGACCCTGAGCACGATGTAGCATTTGGTTTCGTGACTAATACATTGGGGCCTTATGTACTTATGGACCCACGGGCGCAGAAGTTGGTCGGAATATTGGCCGGTTGTCTGTAA